The nucleotide sequence TCAAAATTGTTAGGGGCGGTACTTTGCTCAATAAATCATTATTGGACGCGAGCATATTAATGGCATCGGCATCAATAACAAGCGGATGCGATTTTTGTTGGAGCAGGCGTTCGAATGCAGCTGCCGAATCCATATGCTGTCCTAAACCCGGACCAATCCCGATCGCAGTGAAAGCTCCCGGATCAGGTATGGACGAAAAATGTTCTGCATGAGTATCAAAACTCAACATGGCTTCGGGAAATGCGGTTTGAAGGATGTTGCCTCCTTTTGTTGGCACATGTACAGTAAGCAATCCGGTACCGCTACGCAGGCATGCCTTGGCAGCCAATTGAGCAGCACCCATTTTTCCCTTACTCCCTGCAATAAGTAAGGCGTGTCCGAAAGTTCCTTTATGCGAAAACTTTTCGCGCGGACCAAAAACAGGAGAAATATCTTCTTCAGTCAGAAACTGAAAATCAGACGGAGTTTCTTCAATTACTTGAGGATGAATCCCTGCGTCCAATACTTTCCAGTCACCAACATACTTTTCGTTTTCGGCCATCAGAAAGGCTAACTTCGGAAAATTGAATGTAAGAGTTGTATTTGCTCTGATTATTGAAGAGGGATCATTTGTCCGGTTGTCTTCTCCAAATAATCCGGAAGGAATATCAATGGATACAATGGTAGCTTCCGTCTGATTAATGTATTTTACAACAGCCGCAAACCCTCCTGTAAGCGGACGGTTTAATCCAGACCCAAATAAGCCGTCAATAACAACGTCTCTGTTGTTTAATACAGGGGGAGTAAAATCATCCGTAACTTCGGTGAAATCAATACCCTCAATTTGAAGTAACCGTTGCTTGTTCTGATCGCAGTCGTAAGACAGATGATTGGACGGGTTAAATAAATATGTAACCAAACGATATCCTTCATCAAGAAGCAAACGGGCAACTGCCAGTGCATCCGCGCCGTTATTTCCCTGACCGGCAAAAATTATAATTCGTGTTTGTTTGGAATATCGGCGGCAAAACTCGTGCACAAAAACTCTTGAGGCACGTTCAACCAGATCGGTCGAACTGATTGGCTCGTTTTGTATCGTGTACTTGTCGAGTTCTTTAATAACATTCGTAGGAAATATTTTCATCATAATTATAAAGTGTCTGAAGTTAATCTGCATACAAAAGTATAACAAACTTTGCTATGATACTACTCTTTTTTGTGCTTCGCAGAAAAAGTTGTACATTTGTAGCCTCGTAATAAAAACGGCATATGAATAGGATTCGTCTCAAAGATAAAGAATTTGAACTGTTTATTCCAGAAATAAAAATCGTGGAAGCCATTCGTAACATGGCTGTTCGTATAAAAGAAGACATTAAAGGGACAGATCCTTTGTTTGTCGGCGTGTTAAATGGCGCGTTTATGTTTACTTCCGAATTAATGAAAGAGTTGAACGGACCATATCAACTTACTTTTGCCCGTTACTCTTCTTATAGGGGGACAAGTTCTACAGGTTCAATAAATGAAATAATGCCTATCCAGGTGCCAGTTAAAGGTCGGGTGGTAGTGTTGATGGAGGATATTATAGATACCGGTTTTACTATGGAGTATGTAATGAACAAACTTCGGGCCGATGGAGCTGCTGATGTGAAATTGGCAACCATGCTGTTTAAGCCGGATGCGTTGAAGTGTAAATTAATACCCGATTACGTAGGGTTGTCGATTCCCAACGATTTTATTGTGGGATATGGGCTAGATTACGATGAGTTGGGACGTACCTACCGCGATATTTATAAAATAGTGGAGACAGAGAAATAAGATAAATTTAGAATAAAATAAAAGTAGAATTAGAATTATGTTGAACGTTGTTATTTTTGGCGCACCGGGTTCAGGAAAAGGAACACAGAGCGAATTAATTATCAAAGAGTATGCATTGGATCATATTTCAACAGGAGATGTATTGCGTGCAGAAATGAAAGGCGAAACCGAACTGGGTAAAATCGCAAAAGATTATATAGAAAAAGGACAGCTGGTTCCGGATGAATTAATAATCAACATGCTTGCGAAGGTATTGGATGGTAAGAAAGAATCGAAAGGTGTTATTTTTGATGGCTTTCCACGTACCATTCCTCAGGCAAAAGCATTGAAAGTGATGCTTAATGAACGCGGAACAGATGTTTCTGTAATGATCGACCTACAGGTAGAGGAAGACGAACTGATTCAACGTTTGTTGAAACGTGGTGAAATTTCAGGACGTTCGGACGATAATCTGGATACTATTAAATCAAGATTGGAGGTTTACCATAACCAGACAGCTCCTTTGGCTGCTTACTACGTTGAAGAAGGAAAGCATAAGGATGTAAAAGGTATGGGTACAATCGAAGAAATCTTTGGTCGTATAAAAGTAGCAATTGACGGAGCAAAATAAAACAAACAAATGGCTGAATCGAACTTTGTAGATTACGTAAAGATCTATTGCCGCTCTGGAAAGGGTGGAAGAGGGTCTTCTCACTTTCGCCGCGAGAAATATATTCCGAAAGGAGGTCCCGACGGAGGCGATGGAGGGAGAGGAGGTCATGTGTATCTCCGGGGTAACCGGAATTACTGGACTTTGCTCCATCTTAAATTTGACCGCCATGTAATGGCAACTCACGGAAACGGTGGGGGTGCAAAGAAAAGTTTTGGGAAAGACGGCGAAGACCGTTACATTGATGTTCCTTGCGGAACGGTGGTTTATGATGCCGAAACAGGAGAGTTTCTCTGTGATGTATCGACCGACGGACAGGTTGTCAAGTTACTTAAAGGGGGGCGTGGCGGACAAGGCAATTGGCATTTCCGTACATCAACGAATCAGGCTCCCCGTTATTCACAGCCTGGCGAACCTTTTCAGGAAAGAAAGGTTATTTTGCAGCTTAAATTATTGGCAGATGTTGGACTTGTGGGTTTCCCAAATGCGGGCAAATCAACGCTTCTTTCTGTTCTTTCTGCTGCAAAGCCTAAAATTGCTGATTATCCTTTTACCACCCTTGAGCCTAATCTTGGAATTGTCGCTTACCGTGATGGTCGTTCGTTTGTAATGGCGGATATTCCCGGTATTATAGAAGGAGCAAGTGAAGGAAAGGGTTTAGGATTGCGATTCCTGCGTCATATTGAACGTAACTCGTTATTGTTATTTATGGTTCCGGCAGATGCGGATGACATAAAAAAAGAATACGAAATTCTGCATAATGAACTTGTAAAGTATAATCCTGAATTATTAGGTAAGAGAAGGGTCTTGGCTATTACAAAAAGTGATATGCTTGATGAGGAACTGATCGAGGCTCTGTCGGAAGATTTGCCGGATGTTCCTTTTGTTTTCATTTCTTCTATTACAAATACAGGACTTACTGAATTGAAAGACTTGTTGTGGAAGGAGCTTAATGTGGAAACTTTCCACGAAGTTGAAAGCATTGTTCATCAGAATCTGGATGTGAGTGCTCTTGATCTGGATGACGACGATGATTTTGTCTTCCCCGAAGATGAGGAGGATGAGCCAGAAGAACTTGACGAATTTGACTGGGACGAAGAAGATGAACCAGCTCAGAATTAATAATCTTGTAATGTTGCAATTCTCTGTGTTAAAACAGGATTGCAACATTTCTCATTTTATAACCACCCGCCAGGGAGGTGTTGGAAAAGCAACCTATGCCGGTTTTAATGCCGGAGCTTATTGTGGAGATAGCCCCGAAGCTGTTGAAGCGAACCGGATGTTGCTTTGTGATTCCATGGATATTGTTCCCAGCGATTTGTTTGTGCCTTTTCAGACTCACGATGATAAAATCTTATCTCTGACGGAATCATTTGTGAGTCTTTTACCCGACGAGAAACAGAAACTATTGAATGGAGTGGATGCGTTGGTAACCAATGTGCTGGGGATATGTATTGGTGTTACAACTGCCGATTGTGTTCCCGTATTGCTTTACGATCCTGAAAAAAAAGTTGTTGCGGCGGTTCATGCAGGATGGAGGGGTACAGTTAAACAGATTCTCAGCAAAACAATCAGATTCATGGTTGCCGAATACCAGTCTGATCCTGCGTCTATCCTTGCCGGAATAGGTCCGTCTATTGGACTTCAGTCTTTTGAAGTTGGAGAAGAGGTTGTGGAGGAGTTTCTTGCAGCGGAGTTGCCAGTTGAGCAATTCGGAAGCAGAAATGAGCAAACAGGAAAGATGCATCTTGATTTATGTAAGGCTAACAGCCTCCAGTTGCAAGATATGGGAGTGCCTATCTGTCAAATTGAAATGGCCGGACTCTGTACCTTTTCTGAAGACGAGCTGTTCTTTTCCGCCCGGAGGTTAGGTATTCAAAGTGGTCGAATGCTTAGTGCCATTCAGATAAGAAAGAATTTGTGATGAAAAATGTAACTGTTTCCAGACAAATTTATCAGGCCTGTCCCGATTTGCACCTGGGTATTATAGCCTGTGATGTAATAAACTCTCCCTCAGATGAGGTTTTGTGGGAAGAAATAGCCAAGGCAGAAGATAATCTTCGCAAAACACTACGGATGGAAGATGTTGCAAAACGAATTCCCGTTTATGCGACCAGACAAGCGTATAAGAAACTAGGTAAAGATCCCAACAGATACCGCCCATCGGCCGAGGCTTTGTGTCGCCGGCTGCTGAAAGGTTACCCCCTTTATAGAATAGATACCTTGGTTGATCTGATTAATCTGATTTCAATCGAAACAGGTTATTCAATCGGAGGGTTTGACTCCGATAAAATACAAGGAGATCTTGTGCTTGGGGTAGGTGAGGCCGATGAGCTTTTCAACGGAATAGGTCGTGGTCCACTTAATATTGAGGGCCTTCCTGTTTACAGGGATATTGTTGGCGGAGTAGGAACACCGACAAGTGATGAAGAGCGTACGAAGATCGATCTGTCAACCACCAGACTATTTATGATAATAAATGGCTATTCAGGGAAGACTGGAATGGAAGATGCAATCTCTTCTTCTGTAAAACTTCTAACAAACTATGTGTTAGCGCAAAATATTCATACAACGATAATTGTTCCGTAAAAAAAATTGAACTGTGGTTTTAGCATATTATATAGTTTAAGTGTTAAAAGTGTATTATTTATATGCTAAAAAACATGTTTTAGTTGCATGTATTACTAATAAACAATTACTTTTGTGCCGATAAGAAGAATATAGGATAGTGAAAACATCTTTTATTAATCTAAAAAATAAAGAACATGATTGAATCGATTGGAACTAATGCCGGACTTGTTTGGAATGCACTGAACGAAGGCGGCAGGATGGATATTAAATCCATTAAAAAAGCAACAAAGATTAAAACCGAAAAAGAGTTATTTGCCGCTTTTGGCTGGCTCGCAAAGGAGAACAAGATTGCTTTAGAAGAAGAAGGTGCCAATTTACTTGTATCGCTTATTTAATAAAAGCGAAAGGTAGTGAAAAGAAAGAGGGGCTGTTCGATATCATTGAACGGCCTTTTGTGTTTTATAAATTGATTTAGTCGTAAAATAATTGTTGCATATGTTGTTTTATTCAATTCAAAAGGTTACTTTTGTGTAGAATTTGGTGCGAAATGACCGAAGAACAGATGAAATTGATAGCTGTATTTGAATCGAAAGTCAGGCAATTGATGTATTTGTGCGACGAACAAAAACAGGAATTGTCCAGACTAAAAGAGGCGTTGAATCAAAAGGATTCCCTGTTACAGCGAGAGATTCTTCGTTCGGAAGAGTTGGCAGCTAAATGTAATAATCTGCTTACGGCAAGAATTATCTCTGTAAAGGAAGGAGAGGTAAAAAGTGCAAAAACGCGATTATCAAAATTGGTGCGGGAAGTAGATAAGTGCATTGCACTATTAAATGAATAGAAGCGATGGACGATAAGTTTCTTATACATGTAGATATAGCCGAAAAAACTTACGGTCTCTGGATTGACCGTAGTGAGGAAAAGTTAGCGAGAGATGCCGCAAAGCAGATTCGCAATAAATTGGTTCAATATCGGCAGAACTTTACAAAGTCTGATTTGGATGTGAAAGATTTGTTAGCCATGGTTGCATTACAGTTGTCGATGTCAAATCTTCAGCTTGAAGACAGAAATGATACAAGTCCCTTTGCAGAAAAGATGCAGCAGCTCGGTAATGAAATCGACGGGTATCTGAAGAATCAGTAATTGATGATAATAAGAAGAGTTTCCGCACTCCTGGTGTATGCTATAGCAATACATTGGCAGTGCTTTTTTTGTATCTATATATAAACGAATAAATAATTAGTTTAATGGAAATGTATATAATCATAGGAATTTCAATTGTGACCTTCTTTATTGGAGGACTGATCACATGGTTGGGTATCCGTTTCCTTTTCAAGTCAAGGTATGATGCCATACTGATCGACGCTGAAAAAGAAGCCGAAGTTATAAAGAAGAACAAATTGCTTGAAGTAAAGGAAAAGTTTCTGCATCTAAAAGCTGATTTGGAAAAGCAGGTTTCTGCGCGTAATGCCAAAATTCAGTCTATTGAAACAAAGCTGAAACAAAAAGAAATGACCATCAATCAGAAGCAGGAAGAGCTTCAGAGAAAGAATAATGAGATGGATGTTGTGAAGGAAAATCTGAATTCACAGCTTGACCTTATTGAAAAGAAAAAGCAGGATCTTGAAAAACTTCACCAGAAAGAGATAGAGCATCTTGAAACTATTTCAGGTTTATCGGCAGACGAAGCCAAAGAGCGTTTGATTGAGTCATTAAAAGATGAAGCAAAGTCGCAGGCTACCGCCTATATTAATGAAATTGTCGAAGAGTCTAAAATGACGGCCAATAAAGAGGCTAAAAAAATTGTTGTACAGTCTATTCAGCGTGTAGCTACCGAAACAGCTATTGAAAATTCGATAACAGTATTCCATATTGAATCTGACGAAATAAAAGGACGTATTATCGGACGTGAAGGTCGTAATATCCGCGCGTTGGAAGCAGCTACCGGTATAGAAATCGTTGTAGATGACACCCCCGAAGCTATTGTTCTTTCTGGTTTTGATCCAATTCGCCGTGAGGTAGCCCGATTGGCATTGCACCAGCTGGTACAGGATGGACGTATTCACCCTGCACGTATCGAAGAAGTGGTTACCAAGGTTAAGAAACAGGTAGAAGAAGAAGTTATCGAAACAGGTAAACGTACAGCTATAGACTTAGGTGTACATGGATTACATCCTGAATTGATTCGATTAATTGGTAAGATGAAATATCGTTCTTCTTACGGACAGAACTTATTGCAGCATGCCCGTGAAACAGCGAACTTATGTGCTGTTATGGCTTCTGAGCTGGGATTGAATACGAAGAAAGCTAAACGTGCCGGATTGTTGCACGATATTGGTAAAGTGCCTGATGATGAGCCGGAATTGCCACACGCTATCTTAGGGATGAAGCTTTGCGAAAAATATAAGGAGAAACCAGATATTTGCAACGCTGTAGGTTCTCACCACGATGAAGTGGAGATGACTTCCCTGCTTGCTCCTATTGTACAGGTTTGTGACGCTATTTCTGGTGCCCGTCCGGGAGCGCGCCGTGAAATTGTTGAAGCCTATATCAAACGTTTGAATGATCTGGAACAGCTTGCTCTTTCATATCCGGGAGTAGTAAAAACATATGCTATTCAGGCCGGCCGCGAATTACGTGTAATTGTTGGTGCTGATAAGATTGACGATACTGCTACCGAAAACCTTTCGAACGAAATTGCAAAGAAGATTCAGGATGAAATGACCTATCCGGGTCAGGTAAAGATTACGGTTATCCGTGAAACCCGTTCTGTTAGTTACGCTAAATAAGAGATTCAATATTGATAATGAAAAAAGCCGGCTTGGTAAAAGCCGGCTTTTTCTATTAGAAGAAGATTGAATTATTGAATTCCTTCTGTTTCGATCTCCTTGTTTACTTTCTTTACTAAACCTTGCAATACTGCGCCAGGGCCAACTTCTGTAAACTTGGTTGCACCATCGGCAATCATGTTTTCGACCGACTGTGTCCAGCGAACCGGAGCAGTTAACTGAGCTACAAGGTTTTCCTTGATACTATCAGGGCATGTTTGCGGCTTTGCATTCACATTCTGATAAATAGGACAAACCGGCTTGCTGAATGCTGTCTGCTTTATTGCTTCAGCCAGTTCTGTACGAGCTGGTTCCATTAATGGAGAATGGAAAGCACCGCCAACCTTAAGTTTAAGGGCTCTCTTTGCTCCTGCGGCAAGCATCTTTTCGCAAGCAGAATCAATTCCGGGAACAGTTCCCGAAATAACTATCTGTCCCGGGCAATTATAGTTTGCGGGAACAACGATTTCGTCTGTAATGGATGCACAAATCTCTTCTACTGTAGCATCCGGCAAGTTTAAAACTGCAGCCATTGTTGATGGAGTAGCTTCGCAAGCCTTTTGCATTGCCATAGCACGTTTAGATACCAATACCAATCCATCTTCGAAAGAAAGTGCTCCTGCTGCGACCAAAGCAGAGAATTCACCAAGAGAGTGACCAGCAACCATGTCTGGTGTGAACTGATCTCCCAATGTTTTGGCAAGAATAACAGAGTGTAGAAATATGGCAGGTTGTGTAACCTTTGTTTGTCGCAGATCCTCGTCTGTTCCGGCGAACATCAGATCGGTGATACGGAATCCGAGAATCTCATTGGCCTTCTCAAACAACTCTTTTGCTAAAGGATTGTTATCGTAAAGGTCTTTCCCCATTCCAACAAACTGGGCACCCTGTCCGGGAAATACATACGCTTTCATCTTTTCTATATTTTAGTTTTTTAAGACGTGCAAAGGTAATAATTTTAGAATAAAGAGTGTAGTATTCATTTCAAATAGTATCTTTGCCCAGCAAACAGGTAAGTTTAATTTAAATCATACATATCATGAACAACTTGGCATTTATTGGAAATTTAGGAACTGGTGAGATCATTATCATTGCAATAATCGTATTACTTCTTTTTGGGGGCAAAAAAATTCCAGAATTAATGAAGGGTATCGGTAAAGGCGTGAAGAACTTCAAGGATGGAGTAAAAGGATTGGAAGACGATATTAAGACTGATGATACCGACAAGAAATAAAGACCTATGCAACAAGATGAAATGTCTTTCTGGGACCACCTGGAAGAACTTCGTTGGACTTTATTTCGGACTGTTTTAGCTCTTTTTGTATTTGCGATTGGAGGTTTTGCGGTGATGCCTTATCTTTTCGATAATGTGATTTTAGCGCCTTGTTCCTCCGATTTTATTATGTACAGGGAAATGTGTAGACTTAGTCAGCACTTTTCTTTTATGCCGGATTTTTGTAACGACACCTTTCATGTAGATATCGTAAACATAAAATTGGCATCTCAGTTCTTCACACACATGACTACCTCTTTTTGGTTAGCTGTGTTACTGGCGTTCCCTTACATGATGTACGAGGTGTGGAGATTTATTAGTCCGGCTTTGTACGAAAACGAAAAAAAGAATGTACGTTGGGTGTTCCTTTTTGGAAACATAATGTTCTTTATTGGCTGTAGTGTTGGTTACTTTTTGGTATTTCCGATGACTTTGCGTTTTTTGGCAACTTACCAACTGAGTGCTCAAATTGTTGAACAGGTTTCGCTTGATTCCTATATGGATAACTTTCTTATGTTAGTTTTTATTATGGGGGTTGTGTTTGAAATGCCTTTGGTTTCGTGGTTATTGTCTCAGATAGGACTGTTGCATAAATCTTTCTTTCATAAATACAGAAGACATGCAATTGTGGCTTTGTTGGTTGGAGCAGCATTTATTACGCCAAGTAGCGATCCATTTACATTAGGTATAGTATTTATTCCGCTTTATCTATTGTATGAACTAAGTGCATTCTTTGTGAAAAAAGATCCGATAGTTGAAGAAGACGAAGATTAATTCTCAAATTTTTTTAATGAAATATGAAAGAGACGCAACCACAAATTGCGTCTCTTTTTTTAATAATGTAACCTGCTTATTTTAATGAAACAATTCTTCTTTTTGGCCATTTGGCTTTGTTTAATGCAAGGGTGTGCCCCAGGGAAAAACAGTAAGGCTGATTATGTGAAATATGTTAATCCGTTTATTGGTACCGATTTTACAGGCAACACCTATCCCGGAGCTCAGGTTCCCTTTGGTATGGTACAGTTGAGTCCGGATAACGGACTTCCCGGTTGGGATCGTATTGCAGGGTATTTCTATCCTGATAGTACTATTGCAGGCTTTAGCCATACTCATCTTTCAGGAACGGGAGCCGGCGATTTATACGATATTTCCTTTATGCCTGTAACGCGTCCTTATAAACTGGCTCCTGCTCCGCTGGGAATTTATTCTTCTTTCTCTCATAGCAACGAATCAGCAGCTGCGGGCTATTACCGTGTATGGCTGGCCGATTATAATATAAATGTGGAGCTTACGGCAACCGAACGTTGCGGGATTCAACGTTATACTTTTCCCGAAGCTGATGCTTCTGTCATACTGAATCTGTCAAAAGCAATGAACTGGGACTTTACTACGCAGTCGCACGTGGAGGTAGTTGATTCCGTAACTATTCGGGGATACCGTTATTCTGAAGGATGGGCCAGGGGGCAACGTATCTATTTTGTTTCCCAATTCTCAAGACCTTTCGAATCGTATAAACTGGATACAACTTCCATCGTTAATTCTTCTGATAAAAAGTGGTTGGGAACGGGTTATGTGGCCAGGTTTGATTTCAAAACAAATAAAGACGAACAAGTGCTTGTTCGTACAGCTATCTCTGGTGTTAGCATGGAGGGGGCTTTGAAAAACCTAAGGGCTGAAGCTTCTCACTGGGATTTTGATCGTTATCACCATGCGGCTGTTGCTTCCTGGAACAAGGAATTGGGAAAGTTGGAAGCTGTTGGGAACAATACTGATGATTTAACAAACTTCTATACGGCTTTCTATCACAGCATGCTGGCTCCAACGATTTACAGCGATGTTGACGGAGGTTACTACGGGCCGGATAAGCAAACTCATCAAACGGATGGTTGGGCGAATTATTCTACCTTCTCACTTTGGGATACTTATCGGGCGGCTCATCCTCTGTTTACCTATACCCAGCCGGATCGGGTGAATGATATGGTAAAATCTTTCCTTGCTTTTTTTGATCAGAATGGTCGTTTGCCTGTCTGGAATCTTTATGCAAGCGAGACGGATATGATGATTGGTTATCATTCTGTGCCGGTAATAGTGGATGCTTATATGAAGGGAATCGGCGATTTTGATGCCGATCGTGCATTGGCGGCTTGTGTGGCTACTGCTAACCTTGACGAGTATCGTGGTATTGGTTTGTATAAATCTTACGGATATATCCCTTATAATAAGGAGGGTGAGTCGGTTTCCAAAACATTGGAATATGCTTTCGATGATTACTGTATCGCCTTGATGGCAGAGAAAATGGGAAAGAAAGAGATTGCTGATACCTTCCGCAAACGTTCCGAAAGTTACCGTAACCTGTATAATCCTGCAACTACTTTTATGCAACCTCGTGACGATAAAGGTAACTTTATTGAAGGGTTCGATGCAAAAGAATATACTACCCATATTACCGAAAGTAATGGCTGGCAGTATTTTTGGTATGCGCCTCAGAATATTAAAGGTCTGATTGGGTTAACAGGAGGCGAGGATCGTTTTGCTCAGAAGCTCGACAGTATGTTTACATACTCGCCCGATGCAAAGGACGATCTTCCTATCTTTAGTACAGGGATGATTGGTCAGTATGCTCACGGGAATGAACCTAGTCACCATGTTATTTACCTTTTCAATGCGGTAAAACAACCTTGGAAAACTCAGCAATATGCTGCCAAAGTAATGCACGAGCTATATCTGAATACTCCTGCAGGGTTATGTGGTAACGAAGACTGCGGGCAAATGTCTGCCTGGTATGTATTCAGTGCCATGGGATTTTATCCTGTCAACCCTAATGGTTTGACCTACGAAATAGGAACTCCCCTTTTCCGGAAAGTTTCCCTTCAATTGGCGAATGGTAAAACTTTCACTGTATCGGCTCCGGCTGTATCACGTGAAAACAAATATATTCAGGACGTAAAGGTGAATGGTAAACCTTACGACAAAAGCTATATTACGCACGAACTGATTCAAAGCGGAGCTTCTATCGAGTTTACCATGGGAGATAAACCAGGGAAGGTTTGGTATAAGTAATAATAATATTGAATTCTGACCTTTCTTTTTTGTACTTTTGTTTTTTATTAAGAAGAGAACATCATGAGAAAATTGAATTGCCCTCAATGTAATATTCCCAATTTTTATGTAAAGAACG is from uncultured Macellibacteroides sp. and encodes:
- a CDS encoding GH92 family glycosyl hydrolase, encoding MKQFFFLAIWLCLMQGCAPGKNSKADYVKYVNPFIGTDFTGNTYPGAQVPFGMVQLSPDNGLPGWDRIAGYFYPDSTIAGFSHTHLSGTGAGDLYDISFMPVTRPYKLAPAPLGIYSSFSHSNESAAAGYYRVWLADYNINVELTATERCGIQRYTFPEADASVILNLSKAMNWDFTTQSHVEVVDSVTIRGYRYSEGWARGQRIYFVSQFSRPFESYKLDTTSIVNSSDKKWLGTGYVARFDFKTNKDEQVLVRTAISGVSMEGALKNLRAEASHWDFDRYHHAAVASWNKELGKLEAVGNNTDDLTNFYTAFYHSMLAPTIYSDVDGGYYGPDKQTHQTDGWANYSTFSLWDTYRAAHPLFTYTQPDRVNDMVKSFLAFFDQNGRLPVWNLYASETDMMIGYHSVPVIVDAYMKGIGDFDADRALAACVATANLDEYRGIGLYKSYGYIPYNKEGESVSKTLEYAFDDYCIALMAEKMGKKEIADTFRKRSESYRNLYNPATTFMQPRDDKGNFIEGFDAKEYTTHITESNGWQYFWYAPQNIKGLIGLTGGEDRFAQKLDSMFTYSPDAKDDLPIFSTGMIGQYAHGNEPSHHVIYLFNAVKQPWKTQQYAAKVMHELYLNTPAGLCGNEDCGQMSAWYVFSAMGFYPVNPNGLTYEIGTPLFRKVSLQLANGKTFTVSAPAVSRENKYIQDVKVNGKPYDKSYITHELIQSGASIEFTMGDKPGKVWYK
- the tatC gene encoding twin-arginine translocase subunit TatC, translated to MQQDEMSFWDHLEELRWTLFRTVLALFVFAIGGFAVMPYLFDNVILAPCSSDFIMYREMCRLSQHFSFMPDFCNDTFHVDIVNIKLASQFFTHMTTSFWLAVLLAFPYMMYEVWRFISPALYENEKKNVRWVFLFGNIMFFIGCSVGYFLVFPMTLRFLATYQLSAQIVEQVSLDSYMDNFLMLVFIMGVVFEMPLVSWLLSQIGLLHKSFFHKYRRHAIVALLVGAAFITPSSDPFTLGIVFIPLYLLYELSAFFVKKDPIVEEDED